One Micromonospora craniellae genomic region harbors:
- the ltrA gene encoding group II intron reverse transcriptase/maturase — protein MPEDTVVDTAVTWPTPEEAWTRVRGMQIKLHRWAAADHGRRFDDVYNFVSDPATLVVALQRVAGNAGARTAGVDGVTAVHVSMAGPEVFLDHVRSLLKTGTFRPLPVREKMIPKTGGKLRRLGIPTITDRVVQAALKLVLEPIFEADFQPCSYGFRPNRRAHDAIAEIHHLATAGYRWVLDADIEACFDRIDHPALMGRVRARVKDKRVLALVKAFLKAGIMTELGERNETTSGTPQGGILSPLLANIALSVLDEFFVEQWAAAGTGQQRRQRRAKGLATWQLVRYADDFLVLVHGNQEHVEDLRDQVSTVLATMGLRLSESKTRITHLADGVDFLGFRIVWKRKRGTDKWHVYTFIADKPVQALKRKIKSLTRRLSHLSYRETLVKINYIQRGWANYFKHAVAKHTFSHLQNFIWWQVINWVMRRNRMTWRAIQRWLRTPQGWQPIAFDGVELFKMAKVPVTRYRYRGTKIPNPWQPTPTSPPPTA, from the coding sequence ATGCCCGAAGACACGGTGGTGGATACCGCCGTCACGTGGCCGACCCCGGAAGAGGCATGGACGCGGGTACGGGGAATGCAGATCAAACTGCACCGTTGGGCGGCGGCCGACCACGGTCGCCGGTTTGACGATGTCTACAACTTCGTCAGCGACCCCGCCACGCTGGTCGTGGCGTTGCAACGGGTCGCCGGGAATGCCGGAGCCCGCACTGCCGGAGTGGACGGCGTCACCGCTGTCCACGTGAGCATGGCCGGGCCCGAAGTGTTCCTGGACCATGTCCGTTCCCTGCTGAAGACCGGCACGTTCCGGCCACTACCAGTACGGGAGAAGATGATTCCCAAGACCGGCGGGAAACTACGCCGGCTGGGGATACCGACCATCACGGACCGTGTGGTCCAGGCAGCGCTGAAGCTGGTCCTGGAGCCCATCTTCGAGGCGGATTTCCAGCCTTGTTCGTATGGGTTCCGGCCGAACCGGCGCGCGCACGACGCGATCGCCGAGATCCATCATCTGGCCACCGCCGGTTACCGGTGGGTGCTGGACGCGGACATCGAGGCGTGCTTCGACCGTATCGACCACCCGGCCTTGATGGGTCGGGTGCGAGCGCGGGTGAAGGACAAGCGAGTGCTCGCGCTGGTGAAGGCGTTCCTCAAGGCCGGGATCATGACTGAGCTCGGCGAGCGGAACGAGACCACGTCCGGCACACCCCAAGGAGGGATCCTCTCACCACTGCTGGCCAACATCGCGTTGTCGGTTCTCGACGAGTTCTTCGTCGAGCAATGGGCGGCAGCGGGCACCGGCCAGCAGCGCAGGCAACGACGCGCCAAAGGACTGGCGACGTGGCAGTTGGTCCGCTACGCCGACGACTTCCTCGTCCTGGTCCATGGCAACCAGGAACACGTCGAGGACCTGCGCGACCAGGTGAGTACCGTTCTGGCGACGATGGGCCTGCGCCTATCTGAGTCCAAGACCAGGATCACCCACCTTGCCGACGGGGTCGACTTCCTCGGCTTCCGCATCGTCTGGAAGCGGAAACGAGGAACGGACAAGTGGCATGTATACACGTTCATCGCCGACAAGCCGGTCCAGGCGCTGAAACGGAAGATCAAGTCACTGACCCGCCGGTTGTCGCACCTGAGCTACCGGGAGACGCTGGTCAAGATCAACTACATCCAGCGTGGATGGGCCAACTACTTCAAGCACGCGGTCGCCAAGCACACCTTCTCCCACCTGCAGAACTTCATCTGGTGGCAAGTGATCAACTGGGTGATGCGCCGCAACCGCATGACCTGGAGAGCCATCCAGCGATGGCTGCGCACCCCGCAAGGGTGGCAGCCCATCGCCTTCGACGGGGTCGAGTTGTTCAAGATGGCGAAGGTCCCCGTGACCCGATACCGCTATCGCGGCACCAAGATCCCGAACCCCTGGCAGCCCACACCGACAAGCCCACCCCCAACGGCATGA
- a CDS encoding PP2C family protein-serine/threonine phosphatase, whose translation MLGDGDLRTVPSSMVPPALPRPVTASMRADLGVLLIEDDPGDVVLTQELLAESGICSRFEQVGSLTEALALPTTPDCVLLDLHLPDGRGLQALRRVLDRWPDTAVVVLTGLDDAAVGAAAVAAGAQDYLVKGRIDAVLLGRTVQYAIQRQRALVAERQLRESRMQARENVRLQRGLLPTPLITDLALRVASRYVPGRGRSLLGGDFFDVVQDEDGTIHAVIGDVCGNGPDEAAIGVGLRVGWRTLTLAGLDKTSRMRLLEQVLVAERPHEAMFATACTVRVSPDRSTAVIVSAGHPPPLVITPGGVQAAAIRHDLGLGMFPGRGRWQESVVTLPAGAGLLLYTDGVYEGFSDDGTRLGEERFVELAAKLSTITDPADYLTALLADIQRSDDGRHSDDTALLYLAWPSSPTTGQP comes from the coding sequence GTGCTCGGTGATGGCGATCTGCGGACGGTGCCGTCGTCCATGGTGCCGCCGGCGCTGCCGAGGCCCGTGACGGCCTCGATGCGCGCGGATCTAGGGGTTCTGCTAATCGAGGACGATCCCGGCGACGTCGTGCTCACGCAGGAGCTTCTGGCGGAGAGCGGTATCTGCAGCCGGTTCGAGCAGGTCGGTAGCCTGACTGAAGCGTTGGCCTTGCCGACGACGCCTGATTGTGTCCTGCTCGACCTGCATCTACCCGACGGTCGTGGGTTGCAGGCGCTACGTCGGGTGCTGGACCGGTGGCCGGACACGGCCGTAGTGGTGCTGACAGGTTTGGATGACGCTGCTGTCGGGGCAGCGGCTGTCGCCGCCGGTGCGCAGGATTACCTCGTCAAGGGCCGCATCGACGCAGTTCTGCTCGGACGCACGGTGCAGTACGCGATCCAGCGTCAACGCGCCCTGGTTGCCGAGCGGCAGCTACGGGAAAGCCGGATGCAGGCGCGCGAGAACGTCCGCTTGCAACGCGGGCTTCTGCCTACCCCGCTGATCACCGACCTCGCGTTGAGGGTGGCCAGCAGGTACGTGCCCGGGCGGGGGCGGTCGCTGCTCGGTGGTGACTTCTTCGACGTCGTGCAGGACGAGGACGGCACGATCCACGCCGTGATCGGTGATGTCTGCGGTAACGGCCCGGACGAGGCCGCGATCGGGGTCGGCCTGCGCGTCGGATGGCGCACCCTGACGCTGGCCGGCCTGGACAAGACGTCCCGGATGCGGCTGCTCGAACAGGTGCTGGTCGCTGAACGGCCACACGAGGCGATGTTCGCCACCGCCTGCACGGTCCGTGTCTCCCCGGACCGGTCCACGGCGGTGATCGTCAGTGCCGGCCACCCTCCGCCACTGGTGATCACTCCCGGCGGCGTCCAGGCCGCAGCAATCCGCCATGATCTGGGACTGGGTATGTTTCCAGGCCGGGGCCGCTGGCAGGAATCGGTCGTCACGCTGCCAGCGGGCGCGGGGCTGCTGCTGTACACCGACGGCGTGTACGAAGGCTTTAGCGACGACGGCACCCGCCTCGGCGAAGAACGCTTCGTCGAACTCGCCGCCAAGCTGAGCACCATCACCGACCCGGCCGACTACCTCACCGCCCTGCTTGCCGACATTCAGCGCAGCGACGACGGCCGCCATAGCGACGACACCGCTCTGCTGTACCTGGCCTGGCCGTCGTCGCCCACCACAGGGCAGCCGTGA
- a CDS encoding IS982 family transposase, giving the protein MTQDLDTLLTALYVKIDDSIRTPRWRGRPPLLTDSELVCLAVAQVLLGARSEAHWIRYARIHLAGMFPYLPQRPGYNKRLRAALPLVKKVIRDLARDSDFWFDNHWIVDSTPIPCGMSRPTVQRSDLAGWAGYGYCASHSRFFWGLRLYLVCTPTGMPILWALANPKIGEREVLAAMLEVEAGVVAEHQGILLISDKGFASKTFERDLAVQGIELLRPSRKREKARYGEPMLKKVRQLIESVNDTLKGQLDLEQHGGRTFTGVAVRVAQRLLAMAAAIWHNNKTGAPVTRSLIAYDH; this is encoded by the coding sequence GTGACGCAAGACTTGGACACCCTCTTGACCGCACTGTACGTGAAGATCGACGACAGTATCCGGACGCCCCGGTGGCGTGGCAGGCCACCGCTGCTGACCGACTCCGAGCTGGTCTGCCTGGCCGTGGCGCAGGTACTGCTCGGCGCCCGCTCGGAGGCGCACTGGATTCGCTACGCCCGCATCCACCTGGCCGGCATGTTCCCGTACCTGCCCCAGCGGCCGGGCTACAACAAGCGGCTCCGCGCCGCCCTGCCGCTGGTCAAGAAGGTGATCCGGGACCTGGCCCGCGACAGTGACTTCTGGTTCGACAACCACTGGATCGTCGACTCCACCCCGATCCCGTGCGGCATGTCCCGCCCGACGGTGCAACGCTCGGACCTGGCCGGTTGGGCCGGGTACGGCTACTGCGCCTCGCACTCCCGGTTCTTCTGGGGGCTACGGCTGTACCTGGTGTGTACCCCGACCGGGATGCCGATCCTGTGGGCCCTGGCCAACCCGAAGATCGGCGAGCGGGAAGTCCTGGCCGCGATGCTGGAGGTCGAGGCCGGTGTGGTCGCCGAACACCAGGGCATCCTGCTGATCTCGGACAAGGGCTTCGCGTCCAAGACGTTCGAGAGGGACCTGGCCGTGCAGGGCATCGAACTGCTGCGTCCGTCACGCAAGCGGGAGAAGGCCCGCTACGGCGAGCCCATGTTGAAGAAGGTCCGACAGTTGATCGAGTCGGTCAATGACACCCTCAAAGGCCAACTCGACCTGGAACAACACGGCGGACGAACCTTCACCGGGGTCGCCGTACGAGTGGCCCAGCGTCTCCTGGCCATGGCAGCCGCGATCTGGCACAACAACAAGACCGGCGCGCCCGTCACCCGGTCACTGATCGCCTACGACCACTGA
- a CDS encoding helix-turn-helix domain-containing protein: MRYPDGGGLSARGRAKREAVRRQAAGWFAEDVSVPEIARRLRVSQTAVYGWRKRWRAGGEQALASRGPGGSRCRLDEGRLRRLADALEEGPAAHGFGADQRWTLARVSDLIARMFRTRYTLRGTAVAAANGACAPSLTIQTPFDFAGAWVRPASARVPRR, from the coding sequence ATGAGGTATCCCGATGGAGGTGGGTTGTCCGCGCGGGGGCGGGCGAAGCGTGAGGCGGTACGACGGCAGGCGGCCGGGTGGTTCGCCGAGGATGTGTCGGTGCCGGAGATCGCGCGTCGGCTGCGGGTGTCGCAGACCGCGGTGTACGGCTGGCGCAAGCGGTGGCGGGCTGGTGGTGAGCAGGCTCTGGCATCGAGAGGGCCTGGTGGGTCTCGGTGCCGTCTGGATGAGGGTCGGTTGCGGCGGCTGGCCGATGCCCTGGAGGAGGGGCCGGCGGCGCACGGGTTCGGTGCCGATCAGCGGTGGACCCTGGCCCGGGTGTCGGACCTGATCGCTCGGATGTTCCGTACCCGGTACACGCTGCGCGGGACGGCGGTTGCCGCCGCCAACGGCGCTTGTGCTCCAAGCCTCACAATTCAGACACCGTTCGACTTTGCCGGGGCCTGGGTCCGTCCTGCATCTGCACGCGTACCTCGTCGATGA
- a CDS encoding helix-turn-helix domain-containing protein has protein sequence MAQHIDPTIQRRRLRVRLRQLRDRKGMTQKDTGQALEWGTAKIIRIEAGQVGISDTDLRALLELYGVLEADQVAGYVEMARRSRKQHWHIYRDVMNQDFLIYLGFESSASALRQSASLILPGLLQTEEYARAVIHAFSPPDAAPHHIDRKLEIRTQRQEILDRATPPSLSILLDEAVIRRAVGTGDDSTKIMKRQLAHLNDIGGRPNVHLRVIRFSQGAHMGLMKPFTILTFPDEDDDDLLFLQNGPNSLSTRDDVNTIALYARQFLDLEKIALSEPATARLIDEVRVQMQDGPRPRQSRTVSEL, from the coding sequence ATGGCACAGCACATCGATCCCACGATCCAGCGCCGACGACTCCGGGTGCGGCTACGGCAGCTGCGGGACAGAAAAGGGATGACCCAGAAAGATACTGGCCAGGCACTCGAATGGGGAACAGCGAAGATCATTCGGATCGAAGCCGGCCAGGTAGGCATTTCGGACACCGACCTCCGGGCACTGCTTGAGCTATACGGGGTCCTGGAGGCCGACCAGGTCGCCGGCTACGTCGAGATGGCCAGGCGAAGCAGGAAACAGCACTGGCACATCTACCGGGATGTAATGAACCAGGATTTCCTCATCTACCTAGGATTCGAGAGCTCGGCGTCCGCGCTGCGGCAATCCGCGTCGCTCATTCTGCCCGGCCTGCTACAGACCGAGGAGTACGCCCGGGCAGTCATCCACGCATTCAGCCCGCCGGACGCCGCCCCGCATCACATCGACCGGAAACTCGAGATCCGCACACAGCGACAGGAGATTCTCGACCGCGCGACCCCACCCAGCCTGTCCATCCTCCTCGATGAGGCAGTCATCCGACGCGCGGTAGGGACCGGCGACGACAGCACCAAAATCATGAAACGCCAACTCGCACACCTCAACGACATCGGCGGTCGACCCAACGTCCACCTCCGCGTAATCAGATTCTCCCAGGGTGCCCACATGGGCCTCATGAAGCCATTCACCATCTTGACGTTCCCTGACGAGGACGACGACGACCTACTGTTCCTTCAAAACGGCCCCAACAGCCTGTCCACGCGCGACGATGTGAACACAATAGCTCTCTACGCCAGACAGTTCCTCGACCTGGAAAAAATTGCATTGAGCGAGCCAGCAACGGCGCGCCTCATCGACGAGGTACGCGTGCAGATGCAGGACGGACCCAGGCCCCGGCAAAGTCGAACGGTGTCTGAATTGTGA
- a CDS encoding endonuclease/exonuclease/phosphatase family protein, whose amino-acid sequence MTRVEIALLNFEAGGLRRQGQGRDLRLLVDAFHTVEHAPALLLLNEAKYWRENGSRPLHQAAELLADRFHTRYVGLLGHDPDSPMPSAIIYDPTVLTLRSWPDVGDPHLFPDKRNIAVFAVTDTADVDTDRIEFAAAVTHWTPHCGIRRRHQAALLDRYGTTRRPVIIGGDLNSTASGDHLPQRDWTAADYRTRAQKGRRLPDGTWTADTDAVDHLIGRWNPHTRQRDDGCGFHALADLAWQTNPHTKLLPTVNDKDHVGGGLLIDWLLANTAMLPHVIPDSYHVHLPHTHPHPSDHRLITATLTFPTTSSGQGS is encoded by the coding sequence ATGACCCGCGTGGAGATCGCTCTGTTGAACTTCGAGGCCGGCGGCCTACGCCGACAAGGTCAGGGACGAGATCTGCGACTGCTCGTCGACGCGTTCCACACCGTCGAACACGCCCCCGCGCTGCTGCTGCTCAATGAGGCGAAGTACTGGAGGGAAAACGGGAGCCGACCCCTGCACCAGGCGGCCGAGCTACTCGCCGACCGGTTCCACACCCGCTACGTCGGACTGCTCGGACACGACCCCGACAGCCCCATGCCGTCGGCGATCATCTACGACCCCACCGTCCTGACCCTCCGCAGCTGGCCCGACGTCGGCGACCCGCACCTGTTCCCCGACAAACGCAACATCGCGGTCTTCGCCGTCACCGACACCGCCGACGTCGACACCGACCGCATCGAGTTCGCCGCGGCCGTCACCCACTGGACACCCCACTGCGGCATCCGCCGCCGCCACCAAGCCGCACTCCTCGACCGCTACGGCACCACCCGCCGACCCGTCATCATCGGCGGGGACCTCAACTCCACCGCCAGCGGCGACCACCTCCCCCAACGAGACTGGACCGCCGCCGACTACCGCACCCGCGCCCAGAAAGGCCGACGCCTACCCGACGGCACCTGGACCGCCGACACCGACGCCGTCGACCACCTCATCGGCCGCTGGAACCCCCACACCCGACAACGCGACGACGGATGCGGCTTCCACGCCCTCGCCGACCTCGCCTGGCAAACCAACCCGCACACCAAGCTGCTGCCCACCGTCAACGACAAAGACCACGTCGGCGGCGGCCTGCTCATCGACTGGCTCCTCGCCAACACCGCCATGCTCCCGCACGTCATCCCCGACAGCTACCACGTCCACCTACCCCACACCCACCCACACCCGTCCGACCACCGCCTCATCACCGCCACCCTGACATTCCCGACAACATCGTCCGGCCAGGGCAGTTAA
- a CDS encoding helicase associated domain-containing protein: MDDAKVFGPVHYSYPFANAIADGWLDDYRIVVVGIASAEALETLRRLDPRAVVRAGAAPLRTAVVQTALVRAAAEFGLRRVLVFTQRVAQSKEFSRTLPAAVASLPEQDRPKGRLTVGHVDGTQTLAQRELHLASLADPPEDGWTVISNARCLGEGVDVPAVDAVVFTAPKESEPDVIQTVGRALRRNRAGSGIATVLLPVLLPDDPDEAARDLAADLTGWTTLLQVLRALRAHDNGLATDLDTQRTKMSSGVAAELPPRLLVRLPDGYASDDLLRTLTVRVLEETTSQWLVGYAALTAFHADHGHMRVPTGHVRHGIRLDRWVAWQRVEYQASRLPQDRVQYLNEIGFDFTPARRAWERGIAAATAFHAEHGHLDVPTGYVVDGLDLALWLRQQRGYHRKNTLAPDRVTALTDLGINWTTNRRTPQECFAALQQFHAAHGHIQVPYGLIVNGVNLYAWLGSRRTDHRLGRLDADTIRSLEALGMQWSILDATWDRTLSTAEAFYEREGHLHPRRGHREGGVDLSRWINHQRLARRDGKLPQDRIAALDALGMQWEVASGWTGVHQVTASRNGRTHGDSDTAHHSDPAEPHPAPPPRRQPAPSLGPPAV; encoded by the coding sequence ATGGACGACGCGAAGGTGTTCGGGCCGGTCCACTACAGCTACCCGTTCGCGAACGCGATCGCTGACGGCTGGCTCGACGACTACCGCATCGTCGTGGTGGGTATCGCCTCTGCAGAGGCGCTGGAGACCCTGCGGCGGCTCGATCCCCGGGCGGTCGTGCGTGCTGGCGCGGCGCCGCTGCGCACTGCTGTGGTGCAGACCGCTCTTGTCCGCGCCGCCGCCGAGTTCGGCCTTCGTCGGGTGTTGGTGTTCACCCAACGGGTGGCGCAGTCCAAAGAGTTCTCTCGTACTCTGCCGGCTGCGGTGGCCTCCCTGCCGGAACAGGATCGTCCCAAGGGCCGCCTGACGGTCGGGCATGTGGATGGCACCCAGACGCTGGCCCAGCGGGAGCTGCATCTGGCTAGCCTCGCGGACCCGCCCGAGGACGGCTGGACGGTGATCTCCAACGCCCGGTGCCTTGGGGAGGGCGTCGACGTGCCCGCCGTTGACGCCGTGGTCTTCACCGCCCCGAAGGAGTCCGAGCCCGACGTCATTCAAACCGTGGGCCGGGCATTGCGCCGTAACCGGGCCGGATCCGGTATCGCCACCGTCCTCCTGCCGGTCCTGCTGCCGGACGACCCGGACGAAGCCGCCCGCGATCTCGCCGCAGACCTGACCGGATGGACCACCCTCCTTCAGGTCCTGCGCGCCCTACGCGCACACGACAACGGGCTGGCCACCGACCTCGACACTCAACGGACCAAGATGTCGAGCGGTGTCGCCGCGGAGCTACCGCCGCGTCTGCTCGTCCGCCTGCCCGACGGCTATGCCTCCGACGACCTGCTGCGGACACTCACCGTGCGAGTTTTGGAGGAGACCACCTCGCAGTGGCTCGTCGGCTACGCCGCGCTGACGGCGTTCCACGCTGACCACGGACACATGAGGGTTCCCACCGGACACGTACGCCACGGCATACGACTGGACCGCTGGGTCGCGTGGCAGCGTGTCGAGTACCAGGCAAGCCGGCTTCCACAAGACCGGGTCCAGTACCTCAACGAGATCGGCTTCGACTTCACACCGGCCAGGCGCGCCTGGGAAAGGGGCATCGCCGCCGCCACCGCGTTCCACGCCGAACACGGCCACCTGGACGTACCCACCGGATACGTGGTCGACGGACTCGACCTCGCCCTATGGCTACGACAACAACGCGGCTACCACCGCAAGAACACCCTCGCTCCCGACCGGGTCACCGCCCTCACCGACCTCGGAATCAACTGGACCACCAACCGCCGAACCCCTCAAGAGTGCTTCGCCGCCCTCCAACAATTCCACGCCGCCCACGGCCATATCCAGGTGCCGTACGGCTTGATCGTCAACGGCGTCAACCTCTACGCCTGGCTCGGCAGTCGCCGCACCGACCACCGACTCGGGCGCCTCGACGCCGACACCATCCGCAGCCTGGAAGCACTCGGCATGCAATGGTCAATCCTCGACGCCACCTGGGACCGCACCCTGTCCACCGCCGAAGCCTTCTACGAGCGCGAAGGACACCTCCACCCACGCCGAGGCCACCGCGAAGGCGGCGTCGATCTATCGAGATGGATCAACCATCAGCGTCTGGCACGACGCGACGGCAAACTCCCGCAGGACAGGATCGCCGCCCTCGACGCACTCGGCATGCAATGGGAAGTCGCCAGCGGCTGGACCGGCGTACACCAGGTCACCGCGAGCCGAAACGGTCGAACACACGGCGACAGCGACACGGCCCACCACAGCGACCCCGCCGAACCTCACCCCGCACCGCCCCCACGAAGACAGCCGGCCCCCTCACTAGGGCCGCCCGCCGTATGA
- a CDS encoding IS3 family transposase: protein MWGIAPACRLTGLSRATLYRRSAPPLVSRPRAPRKPPPSALTEPERRQVLDLLNSPPYVDLAPAQVWARELDEGRWWCSESTMYRILRAAGQTGERRSQATHPARTKPELVADAANQVWSWDITKLRGPVKGVWFHLYTVIDIWSRYVVGHMVAAHEDGQLAEALIADAAARERVNPDQLTVHADRGAAMTSKTVTQLLTDLKIGRSHSRPKTSNDNPYIEASFKTLKYDPTFPERFGSIQHARQHCEAFYSYYNHEHRHSGIGLHTPASVHHGTAGQIREQRQRTLDAAWAAHPERFGRRRPQPPRLPDRAWINKPDNSHPEQAVTSAGAPLPPAQS from the coding sequence TTGTGGGGCATCGCGCCCGCGTGCCGGCTGACCGGCCTGTCGAGGGCGACGCTGTATCGCCGTAGTGCCCCGCCGCTGGTCTCCCGGCCACGGGCGCCGCGTAAGCCGCCGCCGTCCGCGCTGACCGAGCCTGAACGCCGGCAGGTCCTGGACCTGCTCAACAGCCCGCCATACGTGGATCTGGCCCCGGCGCAGGTGTGGGCCCGCGAACTCGACGAGGGCCGCTGGTGGTGCTCGGAGTCCACGATGTACCGGATCCTGCGGGCCGCCGGGCAGACCGGCGAACGCCGCAGCCAGGCCACCCATCCGGCCCGGACCAAACCCGAACTGGTCGCCGACGCCGCGAATCAGGTGTGGTCGTGGGACATCACGAAGCTGCGCGGCCCGGTCAAGGGCGTCTGGTTCCACCTTTACACGGTGATCGACATCTGGTCCCGCTACGTCGTCGGGCACATGGTCGCCGCCCACGAGGACGGCCAACTCGCCGAAGCGCTGATCGCCGACGCCGCCGCCCGCGAACGCGTGAACCCCGATCAGCTGACCGTGCACGCCGACCGCGGCGCCGCGATGACCAGCAAGACCGTCACCCAGCTGCTGACCGATCTCAAAATCGGCCGCAGCCACAGCCGGCCCAAGACCTCCAACGACAACCCGTACATCGAGGCCAGCTTCAAGACACTCAAGTACGACCCCACGTTCCCAGAGCGGTTCGGATCGATCCAGCACGCCCGACAGCACTGCGAAGCGTTCTACAGCTACTACAACCACGAACACCGGCACTCCGGGATCGGCCTGCACACCCCGGCATCGGTCCACCACGGCACCGCCGGACAGATCCGTGAACAGCGGCAACGCACCCTCGACGCCGCCTGGGCCGCACATCCCGAACGGTTCGGACGCCGCCGTCCCCAACCACCCCGGCTACCGGACCGGGCATGGATCAACAAACCCGACAACAGCCACCCGGAACAGGCCGTGACCTCGGCCGGAGCCCCTCTTCCACCAGCACAAAGCTAA
- a CDS encoding transposase, which translates to MTSRPHESLDPDARPQRRTFTAEFKARILDEYESAPDAAARGAILRRERLYGSHLLDWRKARDAGAAAGLTDRRQSAARAAKKAENAELSRLQRENARLQAELNKTQTALSIMGKAHALLELLSESADAVAMPNSSSPRRRRR; encoded by the coding sequence ATGACGTCGAGGCCCCATGAGAGTCTGGATCCGGACGCCCGGCCCCAGCGGCGGACATTCACCGCGGAGTTCAAGGCGAGGATTCTGGACGAGTACGAGTCGGCGCCGGATGCGGCGGCTCGCGGGGCGATTCTGCGCCGGGAACGGCTGTACGGTTCACACCTTCTCGACTGGCGCAAGGCGCGGGATGCCGGAGCCGCGGCCGGCCTGACGGACCGGCGGCAATCGGCTGCGCGGGCGGCGAAGAAGGCCGAGAACGCTGAACTTTCCCGTCTTCAGCGGGAGAACGCCCGCCTGCAGGCCGAGTTGAACAAGACCCAGACCGCGTTGTCGATCATGGGAAAAGCTCACGCGCTCTTGGAACTGCTCTCCGAGAGCGCGGATGCCGTGGCGATGCCGAACTCGTCCTCGCCGAGGCGCAGGCGGCGCTGA
- a CDS encoding DEAD/DEAH box helicase family protein, producing MSTSWSVERLPTLRDYQREAVEAIVRGQAAGGRGQFRAACGSGKSLVAVHAAARLCPAGLVVVACPSLPLLAQTLAVWAAAGMGAQVLAVCSDDTVADVAVRVADLQCPVTTRQDEVADWVRRTPGSRMRLILVTHLSVAVVGKGLHEADMVADLLVIDEAHHTAGWSGKHVALVHRDEHLPATRRLYMTATPRVLGTRRPLPVTLM from the coding sequence GTGAGCACCTCATGGTCGGTCGAGAGGCTGCCGACGCTTCGTGACTATCAGCGGGAGGCCGTGGAGGCGATCGTGCGGGGGCAGGCCGCCGGCGGTCGCGGCCAGTTCCGAGCCGCCTGCGGTAGCGGTAAGTCGCTGGTCGCGGTGCACGCCGCTGCGCGGCTGTGCCCGGCCGGGCTGGTGGTCGTGGCGTGCCCGTCGCTGCCGTTGCTGGCACAGACTCTGGCGGTGTGGGCCGCCGCCGGTATGGGGGCGCAGGTCCTCGCGGTGTGCAGCGATGACACCGTCGCCGACGTGGCGGTGCGGGTGGCGGACCTTCAGTGTCCGGTCACCACACGGCAGGACGAGGTCGCGGACTGGGTACGACGCACTCCGGGAAGCCGTATGCGGCTGATCCTGGTCACTCATCTCTCGGTCGCGGTGGTGGGCAAAGGACTGCACGAAGCCGACATGGTCGCCGATCTATTGGTCATTGATGAGGCGCACCACACTGCCGGATGGTCGGGCAAACATGTCGCGTTGGTGCACCGGGACGAGCACCTGCCGGCTACACGGCGGCTGTATATGACCGCGACGCCCCGGGTCCTCGGTACCCGTCGTCCCCTCCCTGTCACGCTGATGTGA